A genomic window from Bubalus bubalis isolate 160015118507 breed Murrah chromosome 11, NDDB_SH_1, whole genome shotgun sequence includes:
- the LOC112587838 gene encoding pancreatic progenitor cell differentiation and proliferation factor-like — translation MLSYYFLTNFFLIFKKSWPLRLVCGVASRFFLCRWALWPSAPVPTVHDLTPRPSRGRRRGFHQPTSKSTAAIPSSRSLVATHNYYRRRLGSTSSNSSCGSAEYPGEAIPTTRVSPKQTRDTGGLASSLGSPLSRSWPQCWSPQSARSLPRPPQARSQVTWLRKLWGSSSPAASLAKPTAGPRPE, via the coding sequence atgttgtCTTATTATTTcttaaccaatttttttttaattttcaagaagtCTTGGCCCTTGCGTCTAGTTTGTGGAGTGGCCTCCCGCTTTTTCTTATGCAGATGGGCTCTGTGGCCTAGCGCCCCCGTGCCCACTGTCCATGATCTCACGCCAAGGCCCTCAAGGGGTCGCCGCCGAGGTTTCCACCAGCCCACAAGCAAGAGCACGGCAGCCATCCCCTCCAGCCGCTCGCTCGTGGCCACCCACAACTACTACCGGCGTCGCCTGGGCTCCACTTCCAGTAACAGCTCCTGCGGAAGTGCCGAGTACCCTGGGGAAGCCATCCCCACCACCCGGGTCTCCCCAAAGCAGACCCGGGACACTGGTGGGCTAGCTTCTTCTTTGGGAAGTCCACTCTCCCGTTCATGGCCACAGTGCTGGAGTCCCCAGAGCGCTCGGAGTCTGCCCAGGCCTCCACAAGCACGATCACAAGTGACCTGGCTCAGGAAGCTGTGGGGAAGCAGCAGCCCAGCGGCCAGCCTGGCAAAACCAACTGCAGGCCCCCGTCCTGAGTGA